One genomic segment of Nonomuraea coxensis DSM 45129 includes these proteins:
- a CDS encoding undecaprenyl-diphosphate phosphatase: MIGWLEAVILGLVQGLTEFLPISSSAHIRVVSAFAGWPDPGAAFTAVIQLGTETAVLIYFRKEIWEIISTWTRSLFDKELRGHWAARMGWYVIVGTLPIAILGLLLKDQIETVFRDLRLVSTTLIVFAVILWFADHTARNKLTLERHLSFTHAVVYGFAQALALIPGVSRSGGTVTAGLLLDYRREDAAKYSFLLAIPAVLASGLFELKDIGEGPAPEWGPTILATVISFAVGYAAVAWFLRYISTHRFTGFVVYRILLGLFILFAISMGWLDPQAGAPSVTAGTGAG; the protein is encoded by the coding sequence GTGATCGGCTGGCTGGAAGCGGTGATCTTGGGGTTGGTCCAGGGGCTCACGGAGTTCCTGCCGATCTCCTCCAGCGCCCACATCCGCGTGGTGTCCGCCTTCGCCGGCTGGCCCGATCCCGGCGCGGCGTTCACCGCGGTCATCCAGCTCGGCACCGAGACCGCGGTGCTCATCTACTTCCGCAAGGAGATCTGGGAGATCATCTCCACCTGGACGCGATCCTTGTTCGACAAGGAGCTGCGCGGCCACTGGGCGGCCCGCATGGGCTGGTACGTCATCGTCGGCACCCTGCCCATCGCCATCCTCGGCCTGCTGCTGAAGGACCAGATCGAGACGGTCTTCCGCGACCTGCGGCTGGTCAGCACCACGCTGATCGTCTTCGCGGTCATCCTGTGGTTCGCCGACCACACGGCCCGCAACAAGCTGACGCTGGAGCGCCACCTCAGCTTCACCCACGCCGTCGTCTACGGCTTCGCCCAGGCGCTGGCGCTCATCCCCGGCGTGTCCCGCTCGGGCGGCACCGTCACCGCGGGCCTGCTGCTCGACTACCGCCGCGAGGACGCCGCCAAGTACTCGTTCCTGCTGGCCATCCCCGCGGTGCTGGCGTCAGGGCTGTTCGAGCTGAAGGACATCGGCGAAGGGCCGGCCCCCGAGTGGGGGCCGACCATCCTCGCCACCGTCATCTCGTTCGCCGTCGGCTACGCGGCGGTGGCCTGGTTCCTGCGCTACATCAGCACGCACAGGTTCACCGGTTTCGTGGTCTACCGGATCCTCCTGGGGCTCTTCATCCTCTTCGCGATCAGCATGGGCTGGCTCGACCCTCAGGCCGGCGCGCCCTCGGTCACGGCGGGCACGGGCGCCGGGTAG
- the hrpB gene encoding ATP-dependent helicase HrpB, producing the protein MTAVPAVPSDAPPPADTLPIRHVLPGLLDALDRSGTAVLTAPPGTGKTTVVPLALAEAGMRVLVAEPRRLAVRAAARRMGVSYTIRGERHTGADPRVEVVTTGVLLQRLQRDQELAGIDTVILDECHERHLDADTALAFLLDVRATLRPDLRLVAASATADAGRWSGLLGGPVVAASGVAHPVETVWAPPPRPVAPPHGLRVDPALLAHVAGVVRRALAERDGDVLCFLPGVGEIARVAGLLAGLDVDVLQVHGQAPAHVQDAVLAAGAARRVVLATSVAESSLTVPGVRAVVDSGLAREPRTDHARGLGSLTTVRVSKAAAGQRAGRAGREAPGAVYRCWTEAEHERLAEQPRPEIALADLTGFALQAACWGDPDASGLALLDPPPLAAMSAAARTLGALGALDAGGRVTGRGRRMALAGVHPRLARALLDGGPRAAEVVALLSEQLPRDAGDDLVEVWRAARRGGTGFAARWRQETRRLRRTATPRPEASDASGSATGAVSGAASAAVSDDAVAGLVVALAFPERVARRRGGGYLMASGTQALLADGSRLLSAPWLAVAVADRPTGAASARVRQAVAIDEEIARLAHPVTYEDEVEWRVPPGGRRGDVVARTVERLGAIELSATPIEDADVRPALLYGLRTEDVLTWTRQARELRDRLAFCHRALGDPWPPVDDLVALADRWLEPELSRARRRADLERVDVAQALRRLVPWSERLEQAAPERVEVPSGSHVRVDYSGDQPVLAVKLQELFGLRETPRISGVPVLVHLLSPAGRPVAVTADLASFWAKGYGAVRAELRGRYPKHPWPEDPLTAPPTRRTNPRTRS; encoded by the coding sequence GTGACCGCCGTGCCCGCCGTGCCCTCCGACGCGCCGCCGCCCGCCGACACCCTGCCCATCCGGCACGTCCTGCCCGGCCTGCTGGACGCCCTCGACCGGTCAGGGACGGCCGTGCTGACCGCCCCGCCCGGCACCGGCAAGACCACCGTCGTCCCGCTCGCCCTGGCCGAGGCCGGGATGCGGGTGCTGGTGGCCGAGCCGCGCCGGCTCGCGGTGCGCGCCGCCGCCCGGCGCATGGGCGTCAGCTACACCATCCGCGGCGAGCGCCACACCGGGGCCGACCCGAGGGTCGAGGTCGTCACCACCGGCGTGCTGCTCCAGCGCCTCCAGCGGGACCAGGAACTCGCCGGGATCGACACGGTCATCCTGGACGAATGCCACGAGCGGCACCTCGACGCCGACACCGCGCTCGCGTTCCTGCTGGACGTGCGCGCCACGCTCCGCCCCGACCTGCGGCTCGTCGCGGCCTCGGCCACCGCCGACGCCGGACGCTGGTCCGGCCTGCTCGGCGGCCCCGTGGTGGCGGCGAGCGGCGTGGCGCACCCGGTCGAGACCGTCTGGGCGCCGCCGCCGCGCCCGGTCGCGCCGCCGCACGGCCTGCGCGTCGATCCCGCCCTGCTCGCGCACGTCGCCGGCGTGGTCAGGCGGGCGCTCGCCGAGCGCGACGGCGACGTGCTGTGCTTCCTGCCGGGCGTCGGCGAGATCGCCAGGGTCGCCGGGCTGCTCGCGGGCCTGGACGTGGACGTGCTCCAGGTGCACGGCCAGGCTCCCGCCCACGTGCAGGACGCCGTCCTCGCCGCCGGCGCGGCCCGCCGCGTGGTGCTCGCCACGTCCGTGGCCGAGTCGAGCCTGACCGTCCCCGGGGTGCGGGCGGTCGTGGACTCGGGGCTGGCGCGGGAACCGCGCACCGACCACGCGCGCGGCCTCGGCTCGCTGACCACCGTACGCGTGTCGAAGGCGGCGGCCGGGCAGCGCGCCGGCCGGGCGGGCCGCGAGGCCCCAGGAGCCGTCTACCGCTGCTGGACGGAGGCCGAGCACGAGCGGCTGGCCGAGCAGCCGCGGCCGGAGATCGCGCTCGCCGACCTGACCGGCTTCGCGCTGCAGGCGGCCTGCTGGGGCGACCCGGACGCGAGCGGCCTGGCGCTGCTCGACCCGCCGCCCCTGGCCGCCATGTCGGCCGCCGCCCGCACGCTCGGCGCCCTCGGCGCGCTCGACGCCGGCGGCAGGGTGACCGGGCGGGGGCGGCGGATGGCGCTCGCGGGCGTCCACCCGCGGCTGGCCCGCGCGCTGCTCGACGGCGGGCCGCGCGCCGCCGAGGTGGTGGCCCTGCTCTCCGAGCAGCTGCCGAGGGACGCCGGTGACGACCTCGTGGAGGTCTGGCGCGCGGCGCGGCGCGGCGGCACCGGCTTCGCCGCCCGCTGGCGCCAGGAAACCCGCCGGCTCCGCCGCACCGCCACCCCCCGACCGGAGGCGTCCGACGCTTCCGGTTCAGCGACCGGTGCGGTGTCCGGGGCGGCGTCCGCTGCCGTGTCCGATGACGCCGTGGCCGGGCTGGTCGTGGCGCTGGCGTTCCCCGAGCGGGTGGCGCGGCGGCGCGGCGGCGGTTATCTGATGGCCTCGGGCACGCAGGCCCTGCTCGCCGACGGCTCCCGTCTCCTGAGCGCGCCGTGGCTCGCCGTGGCCGTGGCCGACCGCCCCACGGGCGCGGCCTCGGCCCGGGTCCGCCAGGCGGTCGCCATCGACGAGGAGATCGCCAGGCTCGCGCACCCGGTCACGTACGAGGACGAGGTCGAGTGGCGGGTGCCGCCCGGCGGGCGGCGCGGCGACGTCGTGGCCCGCACCGTCGAGCGCCTGGGCGCGATCGAGCTGTCCGCGACCCCGATCGAGGACGCCGACGTCCGCCCCGCCCTCCTGTACGGCCTGCGCACCGAGGACGTGCTGACCTGGACCAGGCAGGCGAGGGAGCTGCGCGACCGGCTGGCCTTCTGCCACCGGGCGCTCGGCGACCCCTGGCCGCCCGTGGACGACCTCGTGGCGCTCGCCGACCGGTGGCTGGAGCCCGAGCTGTCGCGCGCCCGCCGCCGCGCCGACCTGGAGCGGGTCGACGTGGCCCAGGCCCTGCGCCGGTTGGTCCCGTGGAGCGAGCGCCTGGAGCAGGCCGCGCCCGAGCGCGTCGAGGTGCCGAGCGGGTCGCACGTGCGCGTCGACTACTCGGGGGATCAGCCGGTGCTGGCGGTGAAGCTGCAGGAGCTGTTCGGCCTGCGGGAGACGCCGCGGATCTCGGGCGTGCCGGTGCTGGTGCACCTGCTGTCCCCGGCGGGCCGGCCGGTCGCGGTGACGGCCGATCTCGCCTCGTTCTGGGCGAAAGGGTACGGTGCCGTACGCGCGGAGCTGCGTGGCCGTTATCCGAAACATCCCTGGCCGGAGGACCCGCTCACCGCGCCGCCCACCCGACGGACGAACCCGAGGACCCGTTCATGA
- a CDS encoding ArsR/SmtB family transcription factor, whose protein sequence is MRLLPHPATENIELTEVLRALSDPVRLEIVARLAVAGEMTCTVAGDDLGVHKSTASHHYRMLREAGVVLTKQVGRLKYMSLRRDDLDRRFPGLLDSVLNSVLGAARP, encoded by the coding sequence ATGCGCCTGCTGCCTCACCCCGCCACCGAGAACATCGAGCTCACCGAGGTCCTGCGGGCGCTGTCCGACCCCGTCCGGCTGGAGATCGTCGCCCGGCTCGCGGTGGCGGGCGAGATGACCTGCACCGTGGCGGGCGACGACCTCGGCGTCCACAAGTCCACGGCCTCGCACCACTACCGCATGCTGCGCGAGGCGGGCGTGGTGCTCACCAAGCAGGTGGGCAGGCTGAAGTACATGAGCCTGCGCCGCGACGACCTCGACCGCCGCTTCCCCGGCCTGCTCGACTCGGTGCTCAACTCCGTGCTGGGCGCGGCCCGCCCGTGA
- a CDS encoding aldehyde dehydrogenase family protein, which produces MSRLSVRKTYKLYIGGAFPRSESGRSYPVTSAKGDFLANASLASRKDARDAVVAARKAFPGWSGATAYNRGQILYRVAEMLEGRRAQFADEHGGGRRAALESVDAAVDRLVWYAGWSDKIASVRGAANPVAGPYFNLSAPEPTGVVAVVAPADPLLGLVSVVAPVIVTGNTCVVVASEPSPLAAITLAEVLATSDLPGGVVNLLTGRQAELAPWLAAHMDVNGLDLTGVTDADLALRCEQEAAENLKRVLRPVQEDWTADPGVGRMTRFLETKTVWHPKGV; this is translated from the coding sequence ATGAGTAGGTTGTCCGTCAGAAAGACCTACAAGCTCTACATCGGAGGGGCGTTCCCGCGCTCGGAGAGTGGGAGGTCCTACCCCGTGACCTCGGCCAAGGGCGACTTCCTCGCCAACGCCTCGCTGGCCTCGCGCAAGGACGCCCGCGACGCGGTGGTGGCCGCGCGCAAGGCGTTCCCCGGCTGGTCCGGCGCGACCGCCTACAACCGGGGGCAGATCCTCTACCGGGTCGCCGAGATGCTGGAGGGGCGGCGCGCGCAGTTCGCCGACGAGCACGGCGGCGGCAGGCGGGCGGCCCTGGAGTCCGTCGACGCGGCCGTGGACCGGCTGGTCTGGTACGCGGGCTGGTCCGACAAGATCGCCTCGGTGCGCGGGGCGGCGAACCCGGTCGCCGGCCCCTACTTCAACCTGTCGGCGCCCGAGCCGACGGGCGTGGTCGCGGTGGTCGCGCCCGCCGATCCGCTGCTCGGGCTGGTGTCCGTGGTCGCGCCGGTGATCGTGACCGGCAACACCTGCGTGGTGGTGGCCTCGGAGCCGTCGCCGCTGGCCGCGATCACCCTGGCGGAGGTGCTGGCCACCTCCGACCTGCCGGGCGGCGTGGTCAACCTGCTCACCGGCAGGCAGGCGGAGCTCGCGCCCTGGCTGGCGGCCCACATGGACGTCAACGGGCTCGACCTCACCGGGGTCACGGACGCCGACCTGGCGCTGCGCTGCGAGCAGGAGGCGGCGGAGAACCTCAAGCGGGTCCTGCGGCCGGTCCAGGAGGACTGGACGGCCGATCCCGGCGTCGGGCGCATGACCAGGTTCCTGGAGACGAAGACGGTCTGGCACCCCAAGGGCGTCTGA
- a CDS encoding aldehyde dehydrogenase family protein — MMAIFEYAPAPESRAVVDIQPAYGLFINGEFTDGSGPTFKTVNPATEEPLAEIATATSDDVDRAVQAARKAFGVWSALPGAERAKYLFRIARIIQERARELAVLESLDNGKPIRESRDVDLPLVAAHFFYYAGWADKLEYAGFGTKPLGVAGQVIPWNFPLLMLAWKIAPALACGNTVVLKPAETTPLSALWFADICRQADLPPGVVNIVTGAGETGAAVVAHPDVNKVAFTGSTEVGRIIARTVAGTDKKLTLELGGKAANIVFEDAAIDQAVEGVVNGIFFNQGHVCCAGSRLLVQESIHDELLAALKRRMATLRVGDPLDKNTDVGAINSAAQLARIRELSELGEAEGAERWSAPCELPERGFWFAPTVFTGVAQSHAIARDEIFGPVLSVLTFRTPAEAVEKANNTPYGLSAGIWTEKGSRILWMADRLRAGVVWANTFNKFDPASPFGGYKESGYGREGGLLGLEAYLDV, encoded by the coding sequence ATGATGGCGATCTTCGAGTACGCACCCGCCCCCGAGTCCCGCGCCGTCGTCGACATCCAGCCGGCCTACGGCCTGTTCATCAACGGCGAGTTCACCGACGGCTCCGGCCCCACGTTCAAGACCGTCAACCCGGCGACCGAGGAGCCGCTGGCCGAGATCGCGACGGCCACGTCCGACGACGTGGACCGGGCGGTGCAGGCCGCGCGCAAGGCGTTCGGCGTGTGGAGCGCGCTGCCCGGCGCCGAACGGGCCAAATACCTGTTCCGCATCGCCCGCATCATCCAGGAGCGCGCCCGCGAGCTGGCCGTGCTGGAGTCGCTCGACAACGGCAAGCCCATCCGCGAGTCGCGCGACGTGGACCTGCCGCTGGTCGCCGCCCACTTCTTCTACTACGCGGGGTGGGCGGACAAGCTGGAGTACGCCGGGTTCGGCACCAAGCCCTTGGGCGTCGCCGGGCAGGTCATCCCGTGGAACTTCCCGCTGCTCATGCTGGCCTGGAAGATCGCCCCGGCGCTGGCCTGCGGCAACACGGTGGTGCTGAAGCCCGCCGAGACCACGCCGCTCAGCGCGCTCTGGTTCGCCGACATCTGCCGGCAGGCCGACCTGCCGCCCGGCGTGGTCAACATCGTCACCGGCGCGGGCGAGACCGGTGCGGCCGTCGTCGCGCACCCCGACGTCAACAAGGTGGCCTTCACCGGCTCCACCGAGGTCGGCCGGATCATCGCCCGCACGGTCGCGGGCACCGACAAGAAGCTGACGCTGGAGCTGGGCGGCAAGGCCGCCAACATCGTCTTCGAGGACGCCGCGATCGACCAGGCCGTCGAGGGCGTCGTCAACGGCATCTTCTTCAACCAGGGCCACGTCTGCTGCGCGGGCTCGCGCCTGCTGGTGCAGGAGTCGATCCACGACGAGCTGCTGGCCGCGCTCAAGCGCCGCATGGCGACGCTGCGGGTCGGCGACCCGCTGGACAAGAACACCGACGTCGGCGCGATCAACTCGGCCGCGCAGCTCGCCAGGATCCGCGAGCTGTCGGAGCTGGGCGAGGCCGAAGGGGCCGAGCGCTGGTCGGCGCCGTGCGAGCTGCCCGAGCGCGGCTTCTGGTTCGCGCCGACCGTCTTCACGGGGGTCGCGCAGTCGCACGCGATCGCCAGGGACGAGATCTTCGGCCCGGTGCTGTCCGTGCTGACCTTCCGCACCCCGGCCGAGGCCGTGGAGAAGGCCAACAACACCCCGTACGGGCTGTCGGCCGGCATCTGGACCGAGAAGGGCTCGCGCATCCTGTGGATGGCCGACCGGCTGCGCGCGGGCGTGGTCTGGGCCAACACCTTCAACAAGTTCGACCCGGCCTCGCCGTTCGGCGGCTACAAGGAGTCCGGTTACGGCCGTGAGGGCGGCCTGCTCGGGTTGGAGGCCTACCTTGACGTGTGA
- a CDS encoding threonine synthase, with product MIRTSLATGQRSLGDRATAYPLFPPLTRGCPATSTGELAYPLEVVYDYDRVDRRLFDQEPGPDLARWAPLLPPLAAPTLGEGGTPLVELEGVFVKDESRNPTWSHKDRLNRVAVSAAVAAGAPGVVVASSGNHGASAAAYAARAGLPAIVLTSADSPPAVQAFARAYGARVLSVPAERRWPLLREIVDRLGYHPVSNQTVTHTGHPFGPEGYKTIAYELFLQLGAVPAAVFAPTGYAELLFGIWKGFTELRLLGLTGSTPRMYACESAAGSPHAHALDTGAPAAIVEAGPSAAYGIAGGVGGHRGVLAVRESGGEAVRVSDQELRAAQDALAGHGLWQELSGAAGLAAYRRLGRAFDGPVVCVATSSGFKDVGVGTRTFPVTENPTLEDLR from the coding sequence GTGATCCGCACCTCACTCGCCACCGGCCAGCGCTCCCTCGGCGACCGCGCCACCGCCTACCCGCTGTTCCCGCCCCTGACCCGCGGCTGCCCCGCCACCAGCACCGGCGAACTCGCCTACCCCCTTGAGGTCGTCTACGACTACGACCGCGTCGACCGCCGCCTGTTCGACCAGGAGCCCGGCCCCGACCTCGCGCGCTGGGCGCCGCTGCTGCCGCCGCTCGCCGCGCCCACCCTGGGCGAGGGCGGCACCCCGCTGGTGGAGCTGGAGGGCGTCTTCGTCAAGGACGAGTCCCGCAACCCGACCTGGTCGCACAAGGACCGGCTCAACCGGGTCGCGGTGAGCGCCGCCGTCGCGGCCGGCGCTCCCGGCGTCGTCGTCGCCTCCTCGGGCAACCACGGGGCCTCGGCCGCCGCCTACGCCGCCCGCGCCGGGCTGCCCGCGATCGTGCTCACCTCGGCCGACTCGCCGCCGGCCGTGCAGGCGTTCGCCCGCGCGTACGGCGCCCGCGTCCTGTCCGTGCCGGCCGAACGGCGCTGGCCGCTGCTCCGCGAGATCGTGGACCGGCTCGGCTACCACCCGGTCAGCAACCAGACCGTCACCCACACCGGGCACCCGTTCGGTCCCGAAGGCTACAAGACCATCGCCTACGAGCTGTTCCTGCAGCTCGGCGCGGTGCCCGCGGCGGTGTTCGCGCCCACGGGCTACGCCGAGCTGCTGTTCGGGATCTGGAAGGGCTTCACCGAGCTGCGGCTGCTCGGGCTGACCGGATCGACGCCCCGCATGTACGCCTGCGAGAGCGCGGCCGGCAGCCCGCACGCGCACGCCCTCGACACCGGCGCGCCCGCCGCGATCGTCGAGGCCGGGCCGAGCGCGGCGTACGGCATCGCGGGCGGGGTCGGCGGCCACCGGGGCGTGCTGGCCGTGCGGGAGAGCGGCGGCGAGGCGGTCAGGGTGAGCGACCAGGAGCTGCGGGCGGCCCAGGACGCCCTCGCCGGGCACGGGCTGTGGCAGGAGCTGTCGGGGGCGGCGGGGCTGGCCGCGTACCGGAGGCTGGGGCGCGCGTTCGACGGGCCGGTGGTGTGCGTCGCGACCTCCAGCGGGTTCAAGGACGTCGGCGTCGGCACGCGGACCTTCCCCGTGACCGAGAACCCCACGCTGGAGGACCTGCGTTAG
- a CDS encoding amidase yields the protein MLWAGRSAIEIATAVRQGEVSAVTVVEEHLHVIAEREPGIGAFRLVREQVVEEAQALRKRRDLAELPLAGVPVAVKDNLEVAGEPTRHGSAASPATPAPRDHETVARLRAAGALVIGLTNLPELGLVAVGDSAYGIVRNPWNRERTAGGSSSGGAAAVAAGMVPLALGNDGLGSLRIPGAACGVLAVKPGAGLVPAPSPDWDGLTENGPIAATAQDLALALSVLAADPSLAEAWRTGRRTDPAPPMLRSVWADDAEVWQPQPPPPGPEPFDLRVAYAPQPLPVGLPVDREFQAAVRAAAETLRVAGHTVVEHTRRLPAWLGPATVATWLRQATGTAEGLDGDRLERRTRSLARAGRALAAVRADGRRGRERWRAYGADQWFDNADALVMPVLATLPPRAERWGERGLLRNLLLNVRFAPGAGPWNMCGWPALTVPVATHSGGLPIGVQLVAPPGGEPHLLGLAAQLQAAHPLVRPPGYA from the coding sequence ATGTTGTGGGCAGGCAGGTCCGCCATCGAGATCGCGACGGCCGTCCGGCAGGGAGAGGTCAGCGCCGTCACCGTCGTCGAGGAACATCTGCACGTCATCGCCGAGCGGGAGCCGGGGATCGGCGCGTTCCGGCTGGTCCGCGAGCAGGTCGTCGAGGAGGCGCAGGCCCTGCGCAAGCGGCGCGACCTGGCCGAGCTGCCGCTCGCCGGGGTACCGGTCGCCGTCAAGGACAACCTGGAGGTCGCCGGCGAGCCCACCCGGCACGGCTCCGCGGCGAGCCCGGCCACCCCCGCGCCCCGGGACCACGAGACGGTCGCCCGGCTGCGCGCGGCCGGCGCGCTGGTCATCGGGCTGACCAACCTGCCGGAGCTGGGGCTGGTGGCGGTCGGCGACAGCGCGTACGGCATCGTCCGCAACCCGTGGAACCGCGAGCGCACCGCGGGCGGCTCGTCCTCGGGCGGCGCGGCCGCCGTGGCGGCCGGCATGGTGCCGCTCGCGCTCGGCAACGACGGCCTCGGCTCCCTGCGCATCCCCGGAGCGGCCTGCGGCGTGCTGGCCGTCAAGCCCGGCGCCGGACTGGTGCCCGCGCCGTCGCCGGACTGGGACGGCCTGACCGAGAACGGCCCGATCGCCGCGACCGCCCAGGACCTGGCGCTCGCCCTGTCGGTGCTGGCCGCCGACCCGTCGCTGGCCGAGGCGTGGCGGACCGGCCGGCGTACGGACCCGGCCCCGCCGATGCTGCGCTCGGTGTGGGCCGACGACGCCGAGGTGTGGCAGCCGCAGCCGCCGCCCCCAGGGCCGGAACCGTTCGACCTGCGGGTGGCCTACGCCCCGCAGCCGCTGCCGGTCGGCCTGCCGGTGGACAGGGAGTTCCAGGCGGCGGTGCGCGCGGCGGCGGAGACCCTGCGCGTGGCCGGGCACACCGTGGTCGAGCACACCCGCAGGCTGCCCGCCTGGCTCGGCCCCGCCACGGTGGCCACCTGGCTCCGCCAGGCCACTGGGACTGCCGAGGGACTGGACGGCGACAGGCTGGAGCGGCGCACCCGGTCGCTGGCCCGCGCCGGCCGGGCCCTCGCCGCCGTGCGCGCGGACGGCAGGCGGGGCCGCGAGCGCTGGCGCGCCTACGGGGCCGATCAGTGGTTCGACAACGCCGACGCGCTGGTCATGCCGGTGCTGGCGACCCTGCCGCCCCGGGCCGAGCGGTGGGGCGAGCGCGGGCTGCTGCGGAACCTGCTGCTGAACGTCCGCTTCGCCCCGGGGGCCGGGCCCTGGAACATGTGCGGCTGGCCCGCGCTCACCGTGCCGGTCGCCACGCACAGCGGCGGGCTGCCGATCGGCGTGCAGCTCGTCGCCCCGCCGGGCGGCGAGCCGCACCTGCTCGGCCTCGCCGCCCAGCTCCAGGCCGCGCACCCTCTCGTACGCCCGCCCGGCTACGCCTGA
- a CDS encoding MFS transporter, giving the protein MSARLYPLAVGNFALGTGMFVTAGLLPPISADLGVSRSAAGQLMTVFALAYAVLSPLLAALTSRMPRKRLLLLAMGVFVAGNVLTALAPTYPLVLATRVLAAAGAAVFTPTASGVANALSAPARRGRALALVMGGLSVSSAIGVPLGTWLGGEAGWRATIWMVTGLGVLGLAWVAAVVPEVRMPASGRLRERFAPLAERPVLAVLATQLLVFAAGFTAYTYIGSLFDLPLTAVLWAWGLGGVAGNQLGGRLTDLYGPRRMIIIGLAASTVFLALIPVANLALPVALVWAFLWGVLGWLIAPAQQFRTVAAVPDNVPIGLGLLSSAQYLGLFVAGLAGGAALDWFGRTGVTALATAFGLTALVVTLVTYRPARAPVPARVPAA; this is encoded by the coding sequence TTGAGCGCGCGGCTCTACCCCCTGGCCGTCGGGAACTTCGCCCTCGGCACCGGCATGTTCGTCACCGCCGGGCTGCTCCCGCCCATCTCGGCCGACCTCGGCGTCTCGCGCTCGGCCGCGGGGCAGCTCATGACGGTGTTCGCCCTGGCGTACGCGGTGCTCTCGCCCCTGCTGGCCGCGCTGACGTCCCGGATGCCGCGCAAACGGCTGCTGCTGCTCGCCATGGGCGTCTTCGTGGCGGGGAACGTGCTGACCGCGCTCGCGCCGACGTACCCGCTGGTGCTGGCCACGCGGGTGCTCGCGGCGGCGGGCGCGGCCGTGTTCACCCCGACCGCGTCCGGCGTGGCCAACGCGCTGAGCGCGCCCGCGCGGCGCGGGCGGGCGCTCGCGCTGGTGATGGGCGGGCTGAGCGTGTCCTCGGCGATCGGCGTGCCGCTCGGCACTTGGCTGGGCGGCGAGGCCGGCTGGCGGGCCACGATCTGGATGGTGACCGGGCTCGGCGTGCTGGGCCTGGCCTGGGTGGCCGCCGTGGTGCCCGAGGTCAGGATGCCCGCGTCCGGGCGGCTGCGCGAGCGCTTCGCGCCGCTGGCCGAACGGCCGGTGCTGGCGGTCCTGGCGACGCAGCTGCTGGTGTTCGCGGCCGGGTTCACCGCCTACACCTACATCGGGTCGCTGTTCGACCTGCCGCTGACGGCCGTGCTCTGGGCGTGGGGGCTCGGCGGCGTCGCCGGCAACCAGCTCGGCGGCCGGCTCACCGACCTGTACGGCCCCCGCCGGATGATCATCATCGGCCTGGCCGCGTCCACCGTCTTCCTGGCCCTCATCCCGGTCGCCAACCTCGCCCTGCCCGTCGCGCTGGTGTGGGCGTTCCTGTGGGGCGTGCTCGGCTGGCTGATTGCCCCCGCGCAGCAGTTCAGGACCGTGGCGGCGGTGCCGGACAACGTGCCGATCGGGCTCGGGCTGCTGTCGTCGGCGCAGTACCTCGGGCTGTTCGTGGCGGGGCTGGCGGGCGGCGCGGCACTCGACTGGTTCGGCAGGACCGGGGTGACGGCGCTCGCCACCGCGTTCGGGCTGACGGCCCTGGTGGTCACGCTGGTCACGTACCGGCCGGCGCGGGCGCCGGTCCCCGCGCGGGTGCCGGCCGCCTGA
- a CDS encoding AraC family transcriptional regulator, translating to MDQLAALLDGPRARGAFLLRCVLDPPWSIRVQDEAPLSVTALVRGEAWVLLDGAEPVRLGPGEVAINRGPEPYVVADRPGTAPQIVIHPGQRCTTLDGSTLHQAMDLGVRTWGNAADGGTVMLTGTYTMEGEVSRRLLEALPPLVVQPGGPVITLLGAEIVKDEPGQEAFLDRLLDLLLIAVLRRYFATHEAPAWYRAMGDPVVGRALRMLHNNPAHPWTVAALAAQVGVSRASLARRFTELVGEPPMAFLTGWRLALAADLLREPGATIGAVARKVGYGSPFALSAAFKRVRGVSPQEFRRQPAGAVE from the coding sequence ATGGATCAGCTCGCGGCGCTGCTGGACGGCCCCCGGGCCCGTGGCGCCTTCCTGCTGCGCTGCGTCCTCGACCCGCCGTGGTCGATCCGGGTGCAGGACGAGGCCCCGCTGTCGGTGACCGCGCTGGTGCGCGGCGAGGCGTGGGTGCTGCTCGACGGCGCCGAGCCGGTACGCCTCGGGCCGGGAGAGGTGGCGATCAACCGGGGGCCGGAGCCGTACGTGGTGGCGGACCGGCCCGGCACCGCGCCGCAGATCGTCATCCACCCCGGCCAGCGCTGCACCACGCTCGACGGCAGCACCCTCCACCAGGCCATGGACCTGGGGGTGCGGACATGGGGCAACGCCGCCGACGGCGGGACCGTGATGCTGACCGGCACGTACACGATGGAGGGCGAGGTCAGCAGGCGGCTGCTGGAGGCGCTGCCGCCGCTCGTCGTCCAGCCGGGCGGCCCGGTCATCACGCTGCTCGGCGCTGAGATCGTCAAGGACGAGCCGGGCCAGGAGGCGTTCCTGGACCGGCTGCTCGACCTGTTGCTCATCGCCGTGCTGCGCCGCTACTTCGCCACCCACGAGGCGCCCGCGTGGTACCGAGCGATGGGCGACCCGGTCGTGGGAAGGGCCCTGCGCATGCTGCACAACAACCCCGCACACCCGTGGACGGTCGCCGCGCTGGCCGCCCAGGTCGGCGTCTCGCGGGCGTCGCTGGCCCGGCGCTTCACCGAGCTGGTGGGGGAGCCGCCGATGGCCTTCCTGACCGGCTGGCGGCTGGCGCTCGCCGCCGACCTGCTGCGCGAGCCCGGCGCCACGATCGGGGCGGTGGCCCGCAAGGTCGGCTACGGCAGCCCGTTCGCGCTGAGCGCCGCGTTCAAGCGCGTACGCGGCGTGAGCCCCCAGGAGTTCCGGCGGCAGCCGGCCGGAGCCGTCGAGTGA